The following coding sequences are from one Chitinophagaceae bacterium window:
- a CDS encoding glutamine synthetase type III, translating into MSNPRFSAISKIADRNPVTVKIPSERISDYFGSNVFDDESMRKFMPEDVYKSVKSSIRLGTKIDRKVADQVATSMQAWAISHNATHFTHWFQPLTGATAEKHDSFFTIFPNTKGIENFIGDSLVQQEPDASSLPSGGIRNTFEARGYTAWDPSSPAFIMEIGSGKTLCIPTIYVSYTGESLDFKAPLLKSQNALDEAATEVVKFFDKNVNYVVPTLGWEQEYFLVDLDLYFNRPDLVLTGRCLLGNTPAKNQQLEDHYFGSIPERAFNFMVDFEKESHKLGIPVRTRHNEVAPGQFECAPIFEEVNLAVDHNQLIMDLMDRVARKHKLKVLLHEKPFASLNGSGKHNNWSLMTDAGKNLLAPGTTPKNNLSFLTFFVNTIAAVNNNADLLRASIASAGNDHRLGANEAPPAIISIYIGEHLTALLEEIEERVKKGPINEMEKQELKLDIHNKIPDLLLDNSDRNRTSPFAFTGNKFEFRAVGSTLNCAGPMTVLNTIMADQLKKFKAEVDNLISEGEKKDGAILRVLRRNISESKRILFEGDNYSESWAKEAEKRGLSNLKNTPDALALSLEQVNIDVFTRNKVLTEKEIHSRVEIQMEQYAKKIQIESRVIGDLAVNHIIPAAINYQNKLIVNANGLKNLGFKNAEIETQLNLLKRIQHLIESLRKDVVLMVEARKKANEIEDSAKRAKNYATKVKPTFDSIRYSVDKLERYIEDESWPMPKYRELLFIR; encoded by the coding sequence ATGTCAAATCCAAGATTTAGTGCAATCTCTAAAATTGCTGACAGAAACCCTGTTACAGTAAAAATTCCTTCTGAAAGAATTTCAGATTATTTTGGTTCAAATGTTTTTGATGATGAGTCCATGCGTAAATTTATGCCTGAGGATGTTTACAAAAGTGTAAAATCATCTATTCGCTTGGGTACTAAAATTGACCGTAAGGTAGCCGATCAGGTGGCGACATCTATGCAGGCCTGGGCAATCAGTCACAATGCTACGCATTTTACACATTGGTTTCAACCGCTTACAGGTGCCACTGCCGAAAAGCACGATAGTTTTTTCACAATTTTCCCGAATACCAAAGGAATTGAGAATTTTATAGGAGATAGTTTAGTTCAGCAGGAGCCGGATGCTTCCAGTTTACCGAGTGGCGGTATTCGAAATACCTTTGAGGCCAGAGGTTATACGGCCTGGGATCCTTCATCACCGGCTTTTATAATGGAAATCGGTTCAGGCAAAACGCTTTGTATTCCAACTATTTATGTTTCTTATACCGGTGAATCGCTAGATTTTAAAGCACCGCTTTTAAAGTCACAAAATGCCTTAGACGAAGCAGCAACAGAGGTTGTGAAGTTTTTTGATAAAAATGTAAATTATGTAGTTCCCACTTTAGGCTGGGAGCAGGAATACTTTTTAGTAGATTTGGATTTGTATTTTAACAGACCGGATTTAGTTTTAACCGGACGTTGTCTGCTGGGTAACACACCGGCCAAAAATCAGCAATTAGAAGATCATTATTTTGGTTCTATACCGGAAAGAGCATTTAATTTTATGGTAGATTTTGAAAAAGAATCGCATAAATTAGGCATTCCGGTTCGTACCAGACATAACGAGGTGGCTCCGGGACAATTTGAATGTGCTCCTATTTTTGAAGAAGTCAACTTGGCAGTAGACCACAATCAGTTGATAATGGATTTAATGGATCGTGTAGCCCGTAAGCATAAGTTAAAAGTGCTTTTACATGAAAAACCTTTTGCCAGCTTAAACGGTTCGGGTAAACACAATAACTGGTCTTTAATGACCGATGCCGGAAAGAATCTTTTAGCTCCGGGAACTACTCCAAAGAATAATCTTTCTTTTCTTACCTTTTTTGTGAATACTATAGCAGCCGTAAATAATAATGCCGATTTGCTAAGAGCTTCTATAGCTTCAGCCGGAAACGACCATCGCTTGGGTGCTAATGAAGCTCCACCGGCAATCATTTCTATCTATATCGGTGAACACCTGACCGCTTTGCTTGAAGAAATTGAAGAAAGAGTGAAAAAAGGGCCGATAAATGAGATGGAAAAGCAGGAATTGAAATTAGATATTCACAATAAAATACCGGATTTATTATTGGATAATTCAGACAGAAACAGAACTTCTCCATTTGCTTTTACCGGAAATAAATTTGAGTTCAGAGCAGTAGGGTCTACTTTGAATTGTGCCGGTCCAATGACAGTTTTGAATACGATTATGGCTGATCAATTGAAAAAATTTAAAGCCGAAGTAGACAATTTGATTTCTGAAGGTGAAAAGAAAGACGGCGCTATCTTACGAGTTTTGAGAAGAAATATCTCAGAAAGTAAGCGTATTTTGTTTGAAGGAGATAATTATTCAGAAAGCTGGGCAAAAGAAGCTGAAAAAAGAGGACTGAGTAATTTAAAAAATACTCCGGATGCACTGGCTCTGTCTTTAGAACAAGTAAATATTGACGTTTTTACACGAAATAAGGTTCTAACGGAAAAAGAAATTCATTCCAGAGTAGAGATACAGATGGAACAATATGCTAAAAAGATTCAAATTGAATCAAGGGTTATCGGTGACCTGGCTGTAAATCACATCATACCTGCGGCAATTAACTACCAAAACAAGCTGATTGTGAATGCAAATGGATTAAAGAATTTAGGTTTTAAAAATGCAGAGATAGAAACACAATTGAATTTATTAAAACGAATTCAGCATTTGATTGAAAGCTTACGAAAAGATGTCGTTTTAATGGTTGAAGCAAGAAAGAAAGCCAATGAAATTGAAGATTCTGCTAAGCGGGCTAAGAATTATGCAACTAAAGTAAAACCAACTTTTGATAGTATCCGTTATA